The Corynebacterium comes genome window below encodes:
- a CDS encoding 3-hydroxybutyrate dehydrogenase, which produces MTDLDTRARTSGASLNGRRALITGGASGIGAACARAFADAGAHVIVCDIDGDAAEALAADLGGEAWAADLSDTAALEDLELDVDILVNNAGIQRIAPIHEFDPEAWRLINRLMVEAPFLLVRAVLPGMYDRGFGRIINVSSIHGLRASAFKSAYVSAKHALEGFSKVTALEGAPHGVTSNCIEPAYVRTPLVEKQIADQARIHGIEPEQVVQEIMLTESAIKRLVEPEEVASLATWLASDHSGMVTGAAYTIDGGWTAS; this is translated from the coding sequence ATGACTGATCTTGATACCCGTGCCCGCACCTCCGGAGCGTCGCTCAATGGACGTCGCGCCCTCATCACCGGTGGAGCTTCCGGCATCGGCGCTGCCTGTGCCCGCGCCTTCGCCGACGCCGGCGCCCACGTCATCGTCTGTGACATTGACGGGGACGCCGCGGAGGCACTCGCCGCCGACCTCGGAGGCGAGGCCTGGGCCGCGGACCTCAGTGACACCGCTGCCCTGGAAGACCTCGAACTCGACGTGGATATCCTCGTCAACAACGCCGGCATCCAGCGCATCGCCCCGATCCATGAATTTGATCCGGAGGCCTGGCGCCTCATCAATCGCCTCATGGTCGAGGCCCCGTTCCTTCTGGTCCGGGCAGTCCTGCCCGGCATGTATGACCGGGGTTTCGGAAGGATCATCAACGTGTCGTCGATCCATGGACTTCGCGCCAGTGCCTTCAAGTCCGCTTACGTCTCCGCCAAACATGCGCTCGAAGGATTCTCCAAGGTCACGGCGTTGGAAGGGGCCCCCCACGGGGTCACCTCCAACTGTATTGAACCTGCCTACGTGCGCACCCCGCTCGTGGAGAAGCAGATTGCCGACCAGGCCCGCATCCACGGCATTGAGCCTGAGCAGGTGGTCCAGGAGATCATGCTGACGGAATCAGCGATCAAGCGACTCGTAGAACCGGAAGAGGTCGCCTCGCTGGCCACCTGGCTTGCCTCCGACCACTCCGGAATGGTCACCGGTGCCGCGTACACCATCGACGGTGGCTGGACCGCAAGCTGA
- a CDS encoding CoA transferase subunit A, whose protein sequence is MTLAVGGFGICGIPSTLIEIVRESGVKNLTVASNNLAIDGVGLGRLLEDGQISRVLASYIGENKLFMEQYLNGSVDVEFVPQGTLAERMRAGGAGIAAFYTRTGVGTDIAEGKPTAQFNGETYLLEKAIEADIGLVRAHTADIDGNLRYRLAARNFNPVAAECGRITFAEAEHIVDRGALHPDDIHTPCVYVHHLTRSMIPTGIEKLVTRPRPIQPLQEA, encoded by the coding sequence ATGACACTCGCCGTGGGCGGGTTCGGAATCTGCGGAATACCCAGCACCCTGATCGAGATTGTGCGGGAATCCGGAGTGAAGAATCTGACCGTAGCCTCCAACAACCTCGCCATTGACGGTGTGGGCCTCGGACGTCTTCTGGAGGACGGTCAGATCTCCCGGGTGCTCGCCAGCTACATCGGTGAAAACAAGCTGTTCATGGAGCAGTACCTCAACGGTTCCGTGGATGTGGAGTTTGTCCCCCAGGGCACGCTCGCTGAACGCATGCGGGCAGGTGGTGCCGGCATTGCGGCGTTCTACACCCGCACGGGAGTAGGCACCGACATCGCGGAAGGTAAACCGACGGCCCAGTTCAACGGTGAGACCTACCTCCTGGAGAAGGCCATCGAAGCAGACATCGGGCTGGTACGTGCCCACACCGCTGACATCGACGGCAACCTCAGGTACCGCTTGGCCGCACGGAACTTCAACCCCGTTGCCGCAGAGTGCGGCAGGATCACCTTCGCCGAGGCTGAGCACATCGTGGACCGTGGTGCGCTGCATCCGGACGACATTCACACCCCGTGCGTCTACGTCCACCATCTGACCCGGTCGATGATTCCCACCGGGATCGAGAAGCTCGTCACCCGACCGCGCCCCATCCAGCCCCTGCAGGAGGCCTGA